In a genomic window of Pokkaliibacter sp. MBI-7:
- a CDS encoding conjugal transfer protein TrbL — MNQTGGFDGLSIEDQEEARQAHAEWQERDPENHTFDVEDYVSYAQERQQERNEEVASFVKKGRMA; from the coding sequence ATGAATCAAACCGGCGGCTTTGATGGTCTATCCATTGAGGACCAGGAAGAAGCCCGTCAAGCACACGCAGAATGGCAAGAGCGCGACCCGGAAAATCACACCTTCGACGTTGAGGACTACGTTTCGTATGCCCAAGAACGCCAGCAGGAGCGCAACGAAGAGGTTGCCAGTTTTGTTAAAAAAGGTCGCATGGCCTAA
- a CDS encoding recombinase family protein, translating to MSRIFVYARVSTADQHTDNQIQEVVAAGFAVNQRRIVTEHISGSVAALERPQFARLLDRLEPGDILIVTKLDRLGRNAMDVRATIELLAEDGIHVHCLALGGADLTSPAGRMTMMVMNAVAEFERDLLIERTQAGLARARAEGKRLGRPPALSDEDQVKVIDRLAAGVSVAQVARNFGTTRQSIMRIRAKQLEYHNMGQDLSGGA from the coding sequence ATGTCCCGCATTTTCGTCTATGCCCGTGTCAGCACTGCTGACCAACATACTGATAACCAGATACAAGAAGTTGTTGCGGCGGGCTTTGCTGTAAATCAACGGCGGATCGTAACAGAGCACATCAGCGGCAGTGTAGCAGCGCTTGAGCGTCCGCAGTTTGCCAGACTGCTGGATCGCCTGGAGCCCGGAGATATATTGATCGTGACCAAGCTGGATAGGCTGGGTCGCAATGCCATGGATGTTCGGGCCACCATAGAACTTCTGGCAGAAGATGGTATCCATGTTCATTGCCTGGCATTGGGAGGTGCGGATCTGACCAGCCCTGCAGGCCGGATGACGATGATGGTGATGAATGCGGTCGCGGAGTTTGAGCGAGATTTGCTGATAGAGCGCACTCAGGCAGGTCTGGCAAGAGCGCGTGCCGAAGGGAAGAGGCTAGGGCGCCCACCGGCATTGAGTGACGAAGATCAGGTCAAAGTCATTGACCGCTTAGCGGCAGGAGTGTCTGTCGCTCAGGTGGCACGAAATTTTGGGACTACCCGGCAGTCGATCATGCGGATCAGGGCAAAGCAGTTGGAGTATCACAACATGGGGCAAGATCTATCAGGTGGAGCTTGA